In the Streptomyces cinnamoneus genome, GTGTGGTCGGCGGCGACGATCATGAGCCGGCCGCTGTCGCCGATCAGGGGGCGGCGGCGGCGCCGGGCCGCGGCCTCGGCGACGGCCTCGGGGTGGTGGGTGCGCACGTTCACCAGGTCGGGGATCCGGATGGTCACGGGGAGCCCTCCAGCAGTCGCTCGACCTCGTCGCGCGTCGGCATGGCCGAGGAGCAGGCGAGCCGGGAGGCCACGAGGGCCCCGGCGGCGCCCGCGTACCGCACGGTGCGTTCCAGGTCCCAGCCGGCGAGCAGCCCGTGGCAGAGCGCGCCGCCGAAGGCGTCGCCCGCGCCGAGCCCGTTGACGACGTCCACCTCCACCGGCGGTACGGAGACGGTGGTGCCGTCGCGGTGGACGGCGAGGACGCCCTCGGGGCCCTGTTTGACGACGGCCAGTTCGACGCCGGCGGCCAGCAGGGCCCGCGCGGCGGCGTGGGGTTCGCGCTCGCCCGTGGCGACCTCGCACTCGTCGGCGTTGCCCACCGCCACGGTGGCGTGGGCGAGGGCGGCCGCGTAGTGGGGGCGGGCGGCGGCGACGGCGGCGGGGCCGCTGCGGCCGCCGGCTCCGGACGCGCCGCCCTCGCCGCCCCAGAACACCGGCCGCCAGTCGAGGTCGACGACGGTGGTCCCGCTCCCGGCCCGGGACGCGAGCGCTTCGAGCGTCGCCGTGCGGCTGGGCTCCTCGCTCAGGCCCGTGCCGGTCGTCCAGAGGATCCGGGCGGCCCGGACGGCGTCCAGGTCGAGTTCGTGGGGGTGGATCTCCAGGTCGGGGGCCTTGGGGCGGCGGTAGAAGTAGAGGGGGAAGTCGTCCGGCGGGTGGATCTCGCAGAAGGTGACGGGCGTGGGGTACGCGGCCACGGGCGTCACCCAGCGGTCGT is a window encoding:
- the iolC gene encoding 5-dehydro-2-deoxygluconokinase; the protein is MTGPYDLIAMGRLGVDLYPLQTGVSLAQVETFGKFLGGSAANVAVAAARLGRRTALISRTGDDPFGRYLHDALRDFGVDDRWVTPVAAYPTPVTFCEIHPPDDFPLYFYRRPKAPDLEIHPHELDLDAVRAARILWTTGTGLSEEPSRTATLEALASRAGSGTTVVDLDWRPVFWGGEGGASGAGGRSGPAAVAAARPHYAAALAHATVAVGNADECEVATGEREPHAAARALLAAGVELAVVKQGPEGVLAVHRDGTTVSVPPVEVDVVNGLGAGDAFGGALCHGLLAGWDLERTVRYAGAAGALVASRLACSSAMPTRDEVERLLEGSP